A single genomic interval of Osmia lignaria lignaria isolate PbOS001 chromosome 9, iyOsmLign1, whole genome shotgun sequence harbors:
- the Nbr gene encoding exonuclease mut-7 homolog isoform X1 produces the protein MTNTIQKIDDSFTDDLKFFSMIDDTTKEWLTSLNHIWQLWKKCDSVSKTLIEYFESAPNPYLSTIRILVNTSDFKYMKTNSSLAFAVIEEYIKWLEPKKDQYKHFLVLDLKLAAFQLVNSQNNMEFIKMVAVTYEFVEHKEEFLSIIKKLVHEKKYKKAAQYVVMLQLQDYFGDPESLLLPLMLQNKLTIVEEVLDNCPEMQKALVTYLDNLIGPDNAMHITLDEIIMKDNIPDVKMSTTQVKPMTKLIARFVKLYNLPPEFCPNLNKKRCEGALQFLIHKRYVDCSLSTASWREMVQETIGGDEKLQLHMIRLLINAKDAKEGLYWAKKFDIPKEQWPWAITYEDEHIESEGINEGASSSRVNINSDELTEDIINCHELKLARNSIKIIDNSRSFEEFLDTGFNGVYIVGIDSEWKPCFGTKQTELALIQIATDNNVYILDVTTMGNDSEDLWSELALILFENKNILKLGFGIAQDMTVMRDSLPALSKVKTYGPGYLDIVHLWQKLVNDYKFVFPHESDDQFTKQSLSKLVELCLGNRLNKSDQFSNWEQRPLREGQIIYAALDAYCLLEIYEVITRQCERLDIPFPDICTELQHIPHRSPKRNTKKPAQNQNAIENEVPNNNQQQRFKNPSQRFRNFQKPMFLNRQDYPNRQDHPNRQDHPNRQVHPNRQDYPHRQNYPNKQNHPNRQNHPNKQYFPNRQYGNHPNKQDYPKKPMHLHHQKYSILDLNDEPCYMTKDYNTETPQNQPMINKKLIPAHKWRVVCDSMLGGLTSKLRMCGCDCVHVAFDQNGERSLKLAVDENRVLLTRNKNDLKFSKYLPPERYYMVIADSCEEQLREVLKYFGIYVTQKDIFSRCQICNNDEFAKIPKTLMDKLVQSFVKLTRENNYRIPSSSLDSVHENSLELPITNDSNSRDNYYVNNAMELEDRTWKLSVDSVNINTCATKYQARIQIDKVPINVLRNLPVFYICEQCGQVYWSGSHLERTLNHTIKDIISK, from the exons ATGACAAATACAATTCAAAAAATTGATGATTCGTTCACAGAcgatttaaaattcttttcaatGATAGATGATACCACAAAAGAGTGGCTTACTTCATTAAATCATATATGGCAATTAT GGAAAAAATGTGATAGTGTAAGCAAAACATTAATAGAATATTTTGAAAGTGCACCAAATCCATATTTAAGCACAATACGAATATTAGTAAATACTTCAGACTTTAAATATATGAAAACAAATTCATCGTTAGCATTTGCAg TCATTGAAGAATATATAAAATGGTTAGAACCAAAAAAAGACCAGTACAAACATTTCTTAGTGTTAGATTTAAAATTAGCAGCATTTCAATTAGTCAATTCACAGAACAACATGGAATTCATTAAGATGGTTGCAGTTACATATGAATTTGTAGAACATAAAGAGGAATTTCTTAGTATAATAAAG AAATTGGttcatgaaaaaaaatataaaaaagcagCACAGTATGTAGTTATGTTACAGTTGCAAGACTATTTTGGAGATCCAGAATCTTTATTACTACCGCTTATGctacaaaataaattaacaatagTGGAAGAAGTTTTGGACAATTGTCCAGAAATGCAAAAGGCCCTGGTCACCTATCTGGATAACTTAATTGGACCTGATAATGCTATGCACATTACATTAGATGAGATAATTAT GAAAGATAACATACCAGATGTGAAGATGTCAACAACACAAGTCAAACCAATGACTAAACTAATAGCGCGTTTTGTTAAGTTGTATAATCTTCCACCTGAATTTTGTcccaatttaaataaaaaacgatGCGAAGGTGCTTTACAGTTCCTGATACATAAACGTTACGTGGATTGTAGTTTAA gtACTGCAAGCTGGAGGGAAATGGTACAGGAGACAATTGGAGGAGATGAAAAGTTACAGCTTCACATGataagattattaattaatgcaaAAGATGCAAAAGAAGGTTTGTATTGggcaaaaaaatttgatataCCTAAAGAGCAATGGCCATGGGCAATTACATATGAAGATGAACACATTGAATCGGAAG GAATAAATGAAGGAGCTTCCAGTAGCCGAGTTAACATAAACAGTGATGAACTCACTGAGGATATTATAAATTGTCATGAATTGAAATTGGCAAgaaattctattaaaataatagataattCACGAAGTTTCGAAGAATTTCTTGACACTGGGTTTAACGGTGTCTATATTGTTGGTATTGATTCAGAATGGAAGCCTTGTTTTG GTACGAAGCAGACTGAATTAGCTTTAATACAAATAGCTACTGATAATAATGTATACATCTTAGATGTAACTACAATGGGAAATGATTCAGAAGATTTGTGGTCAGAACttgctttaattttatttgaaaacaaaaatattttaaaattag gTTTTGGCATAGCGCAAGATATGACAGTTATGCGGGATAGTCTACCTGCTCTATCTAAAGTAAAAACGTATGGGCCAGGATATTTAGACATAGTTCATTTATGGCAGAAATTGGTAAATGACTATAAATTTGTATTCCCACATGAAAGTGATGATCAGTTCACCAAACAAAGTTTAAGTAAACTCGTAGAACTTTGTCTGGGAAATAGATTGAATAAATCTGATCAATTTTCTAATTGGGAACAAAGACCATTACGAGAAGGTCAAATAATATATGCTG CGTTAGATGCATATTGCCTGTTGGAAATATATGAAGTCATAACACGTCAATGCGAACGTTTAGACATACCGTTTCCTGATATTTGTACGGAGTTACAACATATTCCACATCGTTCACCGAAACGAAACACGAAAAAACCTGCACAGAAT CAAAATGCAATTGAAAATGAAGTACCAAATAATAATCAACAACAAAGATTTAAAAATCCATCGCAAAGATTTAGGAACTTTCAAAAGCCTATGTTCCTAAACAGACAGGATTATCCCAACAGACAGGATCATCCCAACAGACAGGATCATCCCAACAGACAGGTTCATCCAAATAGACAGGATTACCCACACAGACAAAATTACCCGAATAAACAAAATCATCCAAATAGACAAAATCATCCAAATAAACAGTATTTCCCAAACAGACAGTATGGGAATCACCCAAACAAACAAGATTACCCTAAGAAGCCAATGCATTTACATCATCAAAAATATTCAATCCTTGATCTAAACGACGAACCATGTTACATGACAAAAGActataatacagaaacaccacaAAATCAGCCAATGATTAATAAGAAACTTATACCAGCACATAAATGGCGTGTAGTTTGTGATTCCATGTTAGGCGGATTAACGAGTAAGTTAAGAATGTGTGGGTGTGATTGTGTTCACGTTGCTTTTGATCAAAACGGTGAACGATCATTAaaattagcagtggacgaaaaCAGAGTACTTCTAACTCGTAACAAGAATGATCTAAaa TTTTCAAAATATCTACCACCTGAAAGATATTATATGGTAATAGCTGATAGTTGCGAGGAACAGTTACGAGAAGTGTTGAAGTATTTTGGAATTTATGTTACACAAAAAGACATTTTTAGTCGGTGCCAAATTTGTAACAATGACGAATTTGCAAAAATTCCCAAAACATTAATGGACAAACTTGTGCAAAG CTTTGTCAAATTAACGCGTGAAAATAATTATCGCATACCTTCAAGTTCACTAGATTCAGTGCATGAAAATTCATTAGAGTTACCAATAACAAACGATAGTAATTCACGAGATAATTATTATGTAAACAACGCAATGGAATTGGAGGATCGCACATGGAAATTAAGTGTAGATTCTGTAAATATTAATACATGTGCAACAAAATATCAAGCAAGGATACAAATTGATAAAGTACCGATAAATGTATTAAGAAATTTACCAGTTTTTTACATATGTGAACAGTGTGGACAAGTATACTGGAGTGGAAGTCATTTGGAACGCACACTCAATCATACTATCAAAGATATTATTTCCAAATGA
- the Swt1 gene encoding swt1 RNA endoribonuclease: MMKQKLPKNWIVLASKTHPDRVYYFNVKTNQSSWEKPMEDQPKQVTKKIEPAKKRKKVTHESDAEIRPTTPEYDASEKEIGERKKLTAKRSLRRTQAKVNEEKVNEPKDNKEKDTPQMQILREKILKKKETGSPKSSKDDTKSLATKSDRNSPVHETEIDSTSNTVYTPQMKALLEKMQERGSKSVSNTKKVKENKDSDIKSKEEKPVTKLRQLKSKGRKEIGKKAKEECDSVEATPTRQSLKPMKKNLGKERMEKLKKNLAATITDGKNLGSSCVSIISSAIHKQRRYTNICKNAEVRLTRLKDKLSKDATSSNKEDHHSSSPQNKKCMEPKETLEPVSSVTVVDELVSRSNRDALYEEMDWEPLEDEKISHEVQAVRTQLCTENSTNTSYNIPSNMLKYPLLVEQQEKRQVYIVVDTNVFLSNIEIIDLVQETTLKTYDRSLIVIPWTVIRELDYIKDDHGKTKPALLCYKARKAVNYINKLFSSKNPRVIGQTPEDVVKNKEKFSVDCPDDEILQTCLQIRDLGKSVVLLSYDINLCTKAMIHDIVTIGRNDPLEKIDYLNATNYFNGPSKSVNQDRERLGLGSTSILSTKLFIADEMIEDTKSVMRDFLTVIVSKEMHTLYGDSWEKYVIVKPPWTIVTVLQCAIKHWIAAVSESFIRRAEADLKELLQIFKDTSGKKSLKQVIFILNKCSDLVQMVHVDKYHDLMSRVSKKVNELLQKCYDYELQINDQKVRDEIGVENDVKEQERRAVKAFRYFEAAYVYARDMCGLAAEVVGMPCTFHYNTPDPVPAVDYVKQIQPELAANVNRLLCNLSAVIEQVKTSRIDYRTLNNLHETLVSFLPEAMPSKLKLNDDLAPLDVYCCVKLKEEVLKTGLRQLQELSTHFCRFASYRCT; the protein is encoded by the exons ATGATGAAACAGAAGTTACCTAAAAATTGGATTGTATTAGCATCAAAAACGCATCCAGATAGAGTTTATTACTTTAATGTCAAAACAAACCAGTCTTCTTGGGAAAAACCAATGGAAGATCAACCTAAACAA gtTACAAAGAAGATTGAACCTGCTAAGAAACGTAAAAAGGTAACTCACGAAAGTGATGCTGAAATTAGACCTACTACACCTGAATACGATGCATCTGAAAAAGAGATTGGTGAACGAAAGAAACTCACTGCTAAGAGGTCTTTACGTCGTACCCAAGCAAAGGTCAATGAAGAAAAAGTCAATGAACCAAAAGATAACAAAGAAAAAGATACACCTCAGATGCAAATACTtcgtgaaaaaatattaaaaaagaaagaaactggGAGTCCTAAATCTTCTAAAGATGATACAAAATCATTAGCTACAAAGTCTGACAGAAATAGCCCGGTACACGAGACTGAGATTGATTCAACTTCAAACACAGTTTATACACCTCAGATGAAAGCACTTTTAGAAAAAATGCAGGAAAGAGGTTCCAAAAGTGTTTCTAACACaaagaaagtaaaagaaaataaagacagTGATATTAAATCTAAGGAAGAAAAACCAGTTACTAAATTGCGGCAGTTAAAAAGCAAAG GAAGGAAAGAAATAGGCAAAAAGGCAAAAGAAGAATGTGATTCAGTTGAAGCTACACCTACAAGGCAGAGTCTGAAGCCTATGAAAAAAAATTTGGGAAAGGAGCgcatggaaaaattaaaaaaaaacctGGCAGCAACTATTACTGATGGTAAAAATTTGGGTAGTAGTTGTGTATCCATAATTTCTTCTGCAATACATAAACAGA GAAGATatacaaatatttgtaaaaatgcGGAAGTTAGATTGACACGTTTAAAGGACAAACTTTCAAAGGACGCGACTTCCAGTAATAAGGAAGATCATCATTCTTCCAGTCCACAAAATAAGAAATGTATGGAACCTAAAGAAACGCTTGAGCCTGTATCGAGTGTAACAGTGGTAGATGAATTAGTAAGTCGATCGAACAGGGATGCTCTGTATGAAGAGATGGATTGGGAACCATTGGAAGATGAAAAAATTTCGCATgaa GTCCAGGCTGTTAGAACGCAACTTTGTACAGAGAATAGTACAAATACATCATATAACATACCCAGTAATATGTTAAAATATCCATTACTTGTCGAGCAACAAGAAAAACGGCAAGTATACATTGTTGTCGATACAAATGTATTTTTGTCAAATATTGAGATTATTGATTTGGTACAAGAAACTACTTTAAAAACTTATGATCGATCGCTGATTGTAATACCGTGGACGGTTATACGC GAGCTTGATTATATTAAAGATGACCATGGTAAAACAAAGCCAGCATTGCTTTGCTATAAAGCGAGAAAAGCTGTAAATTATATTAACAAGcttttttcttctaaaaatCCACGTGTAATTGGTCAAACGCCGGAAGATGttgtgaaaaataaagaaaagttttCCGTTGATTGTCCAGATGATGAAATTCTACAGACCTGTTTGCAAATTCGTGACTTGGGAAAGTCAGTG GTTTTACTATCGTACGATATTAATCTTTGTACTAAAGCGATGATTCATGATATTGTCACAATTGGACGTAATGACCCTCTTGAAAAAATTGACTACCTCAATGCCACTAATTATTTTAACGGGCCGTCTAAATCAGTCAATCAAGACAGAGAAAGATTGGGTTTAGGATCTACTTCGATTTTGAGTACTAAATTATTTATAGCGGATGAGATGATTGAGGATACAAAAAGTGTTATGAGAGACTTCTTAACAGTG ATAGTTAGCAAAGAAATGCATACATTATACGGAGACTCTTGGGAAAAGTATGTTATCGTCAAACCTCCTTGGACAATAGTAACCGTTTTACAGTGTGCTATAAAACACTGGATAGCTGCTGTAAGCGAGTCATTTATAAGGAGAGCAGAAGCTGATTTAAAAGAAttgttacaaatatttaaagatACATCTG GAAAGAAAAGCTTAAAACAAGTTATTTTTATCTTAAATAAATGTAGCGATTTGGTTCAGATGGTTCACGTGGATAAATATCACGACTTGATGTCACGGGTGTCTAAGAAAgtcaat gaatTGTTGCAAAAATGTTATGATTATGAACTCCAGATAAACGATCAGAAGGTTCGCGATGAAATTGGGGTTGAAAATGATGTTAAAGAGCAAGAACGCAGGGCAGTTAAAGCTTTTCGGTATTTTGAAGCGGCGTATGTTTACGCCCGTGATATGTG CGGTTTGGCAGCTGAAGTTGTAGGAATGCCGTGTACCTTTCACTATAATACTCCAGACCCAGTTCCAGCTGTGGACTATGTAAAACAAATACAACCAGAATTAGCGGCAAACGTAAACCGACTATTATGCAATCTAAGCGC TGTAATAGAACAAGTTAAAACTTCTCGAATCGATTATCGGACATTAAATAACTTACACGAGACATTGGTATCGTTTCTTCCTGAAGCTATGCCGTCAAAGTTGAAGTTGAACGACGATTTGGCTCCTCTTGACGTCTATTGTTGCGTGAAACtaaaagaagaagtattaaAAACGGGCTTACGACAATTGCAAGAATTGAGCACGCATTTTTGTAGATTTGCAAGTTATAGATGTACATAA
- the Phyhd1 gene encoding phytanoyl-CoA dioxygenase domain containing 1 produces the protein MKDIRSQFEKNGFVVLEDFFQPEEIDELKFCGEEFTKNLPPENERKIFNSVDSQQSKDQYFLDSANKINLFFEAEALENDGTLKVHPRVSLNKVGHALHWLHPTFKKYTFDERVKEAAFQLDYAEPAVCQSMYIYKNPGTGSEVVMHQDATYLYTDPVKLVGFWIALEDATQENGCLWIAPGSHQSGVHRRYTRNKNPDSKELLSYDRPAPCYQLSNFQSVPVSKGTCILIHGQVVHFSYPNKSDKSRHAYTFHVIDTQHVSYSKENWLQPPSGGFPKLYRN, from the exons ATGAAGGACATCCGATCACAG TTCGAGAAGAATGGCTTCGTCGTTTTGGAGGACTTCTTTCAACCGGAGGAGATCGACGAGTTGAAATTTTGCGGCGAAGAGTTCACGAAGAACCTACCTccggaaaatgaaagaaaaattttcaattcagtAGATTCGCAGCAA AGTAAAGATCAGTATTTTCTGGATAGCGCTAATAAAATCAATTTGTTCTTCGAGGCTGAAGCTTTAGAGAACGATGGAACGCTAAAGGTGCACCCTCGAGTATCTCTGAACAAG GTAGGTCATGCTCTTCACTGGCTTCATCCTACGTTCAAGAAGTACACGTTCGACGAAAGGGTAAAAGAAGCAGCTTTCCAACTAGATTACGCGGAACCAGCTGTGTGTcagtcaatgtacatttacaaaaatCCGGGTACTGGGTCTGAag TGGTGATGCATCAAGATGCAACGTATCTATACACAGATCCAGTGAAACTAGTTGGTTTCTGGATCGCCTTAGAGGATGCTACCCAAGAAAATGGATGTCTATGGATCGCTCCAGGCTCTCATCAAAGTGGAGTACACCGACGTTATACAAGAAACAAAAATCCAGATTCCAAAGAGTTGTTGTCATACGACAGACCTGCACCCTGTTATCAGCTTAGCAATTTTCAATCTGTACCAGTCAGTAAAGGAACGTGTATTCTCATTCATGGACAAGTAGTACATTTCTCGTATCCTAATAAAAGTGACAAGTCGAGACACGCTTATACGTTTCATGTGATTGACACGCAGCATGTCTCTTATTCAAAGGAGAATTGGTTACAACCACCTTCAGGAGGATTTCCTAAACTttacagaaattaa
- the Nbr gene encoding exonuclease mut-7 homolog isoform X2 codes for MEFIKMVAVTYEFVEHKEEFLSIIKKLVHEKKYKKAAQYVVMLQLQDYFGDPESLLLPLMLQNKLTIVEEVLDNCPEMQKALVTYLDNLIGPDNAMHITLDEIIMKDNIPDVKMSTTQVKPMTKLIARFVKLYNLPPEFCPNLNKKRCEGALQFLIHKRYVDCSLSTASWREMVQETIGGDEKLQLHMIRLLINAKDAKEGLYWAKKFDIPKEQWPWAITYEDEHIESEGINEGASSSRVNINSDELTEDIINCHELKLARNSIKIIDNSRSFEEFLDTGFNGVYIVGIDSEWKPCFGTKQTELALIQIATDNNVYILDVTTMGNDSEDLWSELALILFENKNILKLGFGIAQDMTVMRDSLPALSKVKTYGPGYLDIVHLWQKLVNDYKFVFPHESDDQFTKQSLSKLVELCLGNRLNKSDQFSNWEQRPLREGQIIYAALDAYCLLEIYEVITRQCERLDIPFPDICTELQHIPHRSPKRNTKKPAQNQNAIENEVPNNNQQQRFKNPSQRFRNFQKPMFLNRQDYPNRQDHPNRQDHPNRQVHPNRQDYPHRQNYPNKQNHPNRQNHPNKQYFPNRQYGNHPNKQDYPKKPMHLHHQKYSILDLNDEPCYMTKDYNTETPQNQPMINKKLIPAHKWRVVCDSMLGGLTSKLRMCGCDCVHVAFDQNGERSLKLAVDENRVLLTRNKNDLKFSKYLPPERYYMVIADSCEEQLREVLKYFGIYVTQKDIFSRCQICNNDEFAKIPKTLMDKLVQSFVKLTRENNYRIPSSSLDSVHENSLELPITNDSNSRDNYYVNNAMELEDRTWKLSVDSVNINTCATKYQARIQIDKVPINVLRNLPVFYICEQCGQVYWSGSHLERTLNHTIKDIISK; via the exons ATGGAATTCATTAAGATGGTTGCAGTTACATATGAATTTGTAGAACATAAAGAGGAATTTCTTAGTATAATAAAG AAATTGGttcatgaaaaaaaatataaaaaagcagCACAGTATGTAGTTATGTTACAGTTGCAAGACTATTTTGGAGATCCAGAATCTTTATTACTACCGCTTATGctacaaaataaattaacaatagTGGAAGAAGTTTTGGACAATTGTCCAGAAATGCAAAAGGCCCTGGTCACCTATCTGGATAACTTAATTGGACCTGATAATGCTATGCACATTACATTAGATGAGATAATTAT GAAAGATAACATACCAGATGTGAAGATGTCAACAACACAAGTCAAACCAATGACTAAACTAATAGCGCGTTTTGTTAAGTTGTATAATCTTCCACCTGAATTTTGTcccaatttaaataaaaaacgatGCGAAGGTGCTTTACAGTTCCTGATACATAAACGTTACGTGGATTGTAGTTTAA gtACTGCAAGCTGGAGGGAAATGGTACAGGAGACAATTGGAGGAGATGAAAAGTTACAGCTTCACATGataagattattaattaatgcaaAAGATGCAAAAGAAGGTTTGTATTGggcaaaaaaatttgatataCCTAAAGAGCAATGGCCATGGGCAATTACATATGAAGATGAACACATTGAATCGGAAG GAATAAATGAAGGAGCTTCCAGTAGCCGAGTTAACATAAACAGTGATGAACTCACTGAGGATATTATAAATTGTCATGAATTGAAATTGGCAAgaaattctattaaaataatagataattCACGAAGTTTCGAAGAATTTCTTGACACTGGGTTTAACGGTGTCTATATTGTTGGTATTGATTCAGAATGGAAGCCTTGTTTTG GTACGAAGCAGACTGAATTAGCTTTAATACAAATAGCTACTGATAATAATGTATACATCTTAGATGTAACTACAATGGGAAATGATTCAGAAGATTTGTGGTCAGAACttgctttaattttatttgaaaacaaaaatattttaaaattag gTTTTGGCATAGCGCAAGATATGACAGTTATGCGGGATAGTCTACCTGCTCTATCTAAAGTAAAAACGTATGGGCCAGGATATTTAGACATAGTTCATTTATGGCAGAAATTGGTAAATGACTATAAATTTGTATTCCCACATGAAAGTGATGATCAGTTCACCAAACAAAGTTTAAGTAAACTCGTAGAACTTTGTCTGGGAAATAGATTGAATAAATCTGATCAATTTTCTAATTGGGAACAAAGACCATTACGAGAAGGTCAAATAATATATGCTG CGTTAGATGCATATTGCCTGTTGGAAATATATGAAGTCATAACACGTCAATGCGAACGTTTAGACATACCGTTTCCTGATATTTGTACGGAGTTACAACATATTCCACATCGTTCACCGAAACGAAACACGAAAAAACCTGCACAGAAT CAAAATGCAATTGAAAATGAAGTACCAAATAATAATCAACAACAAAGATTTAAAAATCCATCGCAAAGATTTAGGAACTTTCAAAAGCCTATGTTCCTAAACAGACAGGATTATCCCAACAGACAGGATCATCCCAACAGACAGGATCATCCCAACAGACAGGTTCATCCAAATAGACAGGATTACCCACACAGACAAAATTACCCGAATAAACAAAATCATCCAAATAGACAAAATCATCCAAATAAACAGTATTTCCCAAACAGACAGTATGGGAATCACCCAAACAAACAAGATTACCCTAAGAAGCCAATGCATTTACATCATCAAAAATATTCAATCCTTGATCTAAACGACGAACCATGTTACATGACAAAAGActataatacagaaacaccacaAAATCAGCCAATGATTAATAAGAAACTTATACCAGCACATAAATGGCGTGTAGTTTGTGATTCCATGTTAGGCGGATTAACGAGTAAGTTAAGAATGTGTGGGTGTGATTGTGTTCACGTTGCTTTTGATCAAAACGGTGAACGATCATTAaaattagcagtggacgaaaaCAGAGTACTTCTAACTCGTAACAAGAATGATCTAAaa TTTTCAAAATATCTACCACCTGAAAGATATTATATGGTAATAGCTGATAGTTGCGAGGAACAGTTACGAGAAGTGTTGAAGTATTTTGGAATTTATGTTACACAAAAAGACATTTTTAGTCGGTGCCAAATTTGTAACAATGACGAATTTGCAAAAATTCCCAAAACATTAATGGACAAACTTGTGCAAAG CTTTGTCAAATTAACGCGTGAAAATAATTATCGCATACCTTCAAGTTCACTAGATTCAGTGCATGAAAATTCATTAGAGTTACCAATAACAAACGATAGTAATTCACGAGATAATTATTATGTAAACAACGCAATGGAATTGGAGGATCGCACATGGAAATTAAGTGTAGATTCTGTAAATATTAATACATGTGCAACAAAATATCAAGCAAGGATACAAATTGATAAAGTACCGATAAATGTATTAAGAAATTTACCAGTTTTTTACATATGTGAACAGTGTGGACAAGTATACTGGAGTGGAAGTCATTTGGAACGCACACTCAATCATACTATCAAAGATATTATTTCCAAATGA